GGAGCACGCCCACGTTGCGCAGCGACGGCGCCTTGAAGGCGCCGCGGCCGGCGCCCGTGTCCGCGCTCACGGCGTCGAGCCCGGTGTTGTGCGCCGCGTCGCTCACCTGCGCGACCGTGGTGTGGCACACCGAGCACCCGGTCGCGCGGAACAGGCGCTCCCCCTCGACCTCCTGGGGGGTGAAGACCGCGGCGAAGTTGGGCGTCCCCGTGGCGGTGAAGGCGCGGTCGAAGCGCGAGTCCGCGGACACCAGTGAGCGCACGTACTGGGCGAGCGCGAGCGACACGCGGTCGCTGGTGACCGTCGGCGTCCCGAAGGCGGCCTGGAAGAGCGGCGGGTAGTACGGCGTCGCCGCGATCTTCGCCACGGCGTTCTCCAGCGTCAGCCCCATCTCGGTGCCGTCCTGGATCGGACGGAGCACCTGGTCTTCGAGCGTCGGCGCGCGCTCGTCCCAGAAGAAGCGCCCGCGGCGGTAGAAGCGCGCGTTCGCCAGTGAAGGCGAATGCCGCCCCGTCAGCCCGCCCGCGAAGCCCCGGCTGCGCGGCGGCGCGTCGGAGAAGCTGATGGCCTGGCCGTGGCACCCCCCGCACGAGATCCCGTCGTTGACCGAGAGGCGCACGTCGTAGAAGAGCACGCGGCCGAGCGCGGCGCCCGCGTCGGTGATCGGGTTGCCTGCCGGGGTGTTGTCGGTCGCCGTCGCCGGCCCGCCGTTGATGGCCGTGCGGAAGTGCGCCGGCAGGGGAACCGCGTCGTCGGCGTAGCGGAACGGCACCGCCGGGAGCGTGGGCGTGGCCAGGCCGGCCGTGAACGCGGCGACGGCGAAGCGGTCGCTCGCCGTGCGTCCGTGCGCGTCCGTCGCGACGATCGTCGCCCAGGTCACGCCCGGCGCCAGCGGCTGGCCGACGACGGTGGCGCCCGACGCGGAGAGGCCGTTCGCGGCTCCCTCGAACGTGATGCGGTATTGCAGCTCCCCCGAGCCGGTGAACGCCGTTCCTCCCTTCGACGCGTCGTAGCTCACCGGCTGCCCCACCGTGACGCCGACGGCCACGTTCGCGCTCGCGAGCGCGGGCGGCGCGCCGGTGGGCGGGGGATCCACGGGGGAGTCGCCGCACGCGAGGGCGGCGGTGCAGAGGAGGACTGCGGAGAGAAGGGGACCAGAGCGCATAAAGACAACCCTCGAGCCGATGGTGAGTCGAGCGGCGGTCCAGCGGTGGCTTCAGCGATCAGACACGTGGCGCGGCTCTCCACCCCTACTCTCCGGGCCGTTCCCCCCGCCCGGCCGCGCCCGCGTCCACCCAAACCCTTCTGCAGAACGTCCACGCCCCCCGCATCGGGACAGGCGAAAGCCCCGTCGGCGCCATCCACCGCCAGGGGCCCTCGTCCAACCCGGCGAGCTGAGGATCAATCGGCTCGGGATCGAGGGGCCGGCGGCCGGCTTTGCCGCGAGCGGAGCCAGGCCCGACGGCCCAGGGCTACCGCGGGGGGCGTGGGGGCGGTCGGTTGCCGCGGAGTGAGGCACTCGCGCCCGAGCGCCTGCATGGCGGAGTCCTGTGCCGTCGTCGCGGAGAGGCGCCGGCGGGTATATTCCTCGGCGGGGCGCACACCTGCTCCGGGTGGCGAGCGCGTGCAGCTGTCCGGGTGTCATCCGGGCGAGCTCGTCCGCCCGGAGCGTGGTCACCTGCCCGCCGGCTCACCCGCCGGACTGGCCGGCACCCGTCCCGTCAGCTCCCGAACGCGCGCCGGGCGAGGGCCTCGAGGCCGAGGAGGGGGAGCTCGAGCAGCCGCTCGGCATCGTTCGGACCGGCGTCCGCGTACTCGGCGGCGAGCGCCTCGCGCACCCGGTCCAGCGCGGCCCGGAAGCCGTCCGCGTCGCCGGCGCGGACGCGGGCCAGCGCCTCCGCCTGCCGCGTCCAGAAGCGGTCGCCCGCACCGCGGCTCCCCCCGGACGCGCCGAGGAGCGCGTCCAGCTCCGCGTCGGCGCCGCGGGGCGAGTCGCCGGCGGACGCGCGCTGCAGGGCGGCGGCGTACGCCTCCAGCGCCGGCGAGGCCTCCACCTGGCCGGAGCGGAGGTCCGCGACCGGCACCGCCGCCAGCGCGCGCGCGGCGTCCCGCTCTCCCGAGACGGCCGCCGCGTAGAGGCCGCGCACCAGCGTCCACGGGTTCGCGGCCGAGCGGTCGACGAGCTCCGCCTCCTCCCCCTCCCCCTCCCCCTCCGCCGCCGAGCCCGCGTTGTCCCGCACCACGGGGACGGCCGCTCGGGCGGCGGTGGCCAGCAGGGGGCGGAGCGCCTCCTCCGCCTCCCCCAGCCCCCGCGCCAGGCCGGCCGCCCGCAGCGCGTCGTCGAACGCGGCGTAGGCCAGGCCGGGCGAGAGCGAGCCGGCCTTTCCCGGGAGCGACCCGCCCGTGAGGGAGTCCAGCCGCTCGCGCGCCGCGGCCAGGTTGCCGCGCAGCAGCTCCTCGTTCGGCCCTTTCTCCATGGCTTCAGACCATTTCGCAGAGGATCGTTCGGGATCGAGATCCATCACTGAACGTCTCACACGGAGGAAACGGAGTCAACGGAGAACTGCGGGGGTTCTCCGTTGACTCCGTTGACTCCGTTGACTCCGTTGACTCCGTTGACTCCGTTGACTCCGTGTGAGGCCTTTCGCCGTCCGCCGGTGGATCGGAATCCATCCAGGACCATCCCTGGAAAATCGGTATCAGGTGACGCGCACGATGAACTCGCTGATGGTGGTCACCAGCGGCGCCGTTCCGCGCGGCACCGGCGTCTCCGTGAGGAAGTAGCGGATCCGCCCCGCGTTCAGCTGGGCCAGCAGCCGGTTGGCCACGGCCGCCTCGCCGGGCCGGTTGAGCATGGAGGCGATGACGTCGCGCAGGTACGTCACCGTCCCCTGCTGGGCGTGGAGACCGGCCCGGATCTCCCGGGTCCCCAGGCGCCCGGCGCCGCCCTTGGCCTCGACCACGATGAGGTTGCCGCCGGCCTCGTAGATCAGGTCCAGCGTGCCGGAGCCGGAGCCGCGGTGCAGCAGGCGCGCGCTGGGAAAGCGCGCCCGGATGACGGCCATGGCCGCCAGCTCGCCCAGCTCCTCCGACAGCCGCACGGCGTTGCCCCGCAGCAGGCGCACCAGCGCGTCGGACGCGCTGGCGGCCGCGCGCCCCAGCTGCGTGATGCGGGCGTGCCGCGCCTCGCGGATGGCGCGCGTGGTGGTGATCACCCAGTCCTGCACCGAGCCCACCTCGATCCGCGCCAGGAGGATGCGGGAGCGCCGGCCGTAGAGGGCGAGGTCGTCCCCCTCCAGCGCCACCTCGTAGCGCCGGAAGCCGAACCCCGCGAAGACGGTGCGCGCCCACTCCCGGATCGCCTCGATCAGCTCGCGCATCAGCTCGCCGATCTCGCGCCCCGCGCGGCGGCCCAGGCGCCCCTCCACGGCGTCGGCCAGGGCGCCGCGCGTCTCCAGCCGCAGGGCGTCGTCGGCCGCGCGGGCGGCGGCCTGCTCGGCCTCGGCGGCCGCCGACTCCTCCGCCTCGCGCGTGGCGCGGCCGGTGGCGCCGCCGCCCGGCACGCCGGGCGTGGCGGGGCGCAGGCGGGCCACCAGGTCGTCCAGCGCCCCGGTGACCTGCGCCCTGAGCCGCGCGAACGCGTCGGTGAGCGCGCGCGGGGCCAGCGCCTGGATGCGGGCCAGCAGGGCGCGGTAGCCGCCGCTGATGAAGTCGGGGACCGCCCGCAGCACCTCGTCCATGCGGGCCACGGCGCGGTTCCACTGCCCGACGCCGTACGCCACCCACTCGTCCCAGTGGCGGGCGACGAAGGTGCGCAGCCGCGCCAGGTCGCCCCCGTCGGGGAGGAGGCGGCGGGCCAGCGTCAGCAGGTCGCCCACGCGGCGCAGGGCGTCGGCGCCGCCGCGCAGCAGGCTCTTGACCACGCCGCGGATGGCCGTGCCCGCCTCGGGGATGAGCCCCACCAGGGTGATGGCCACGCCCAGCCACCGCCCCGGCCGGTCGTACTCCTCCTCGAAGATCATGAAGTAGAGGTGGGCCAGGATGTCGCGGATGTCGAACGCCTGGTCGACCACGGGGATGAGCCCCAGCCCCGTGTCCAGCGCGATCTGCCCCACCGACTGCTCGGGGTTGAACTCCCCCGCGATGGCGCCCAGGATCCACTCGCCGAAGTCGGAGAGGCTCATCCCCTCCTCTTCCGCGGCGCCGGCCTCGCCCTGGCGCCGGACGACGGCCGGCCCGTACGGCATCGGCCGCACCACCGGCGGCGCGCCGGCGAGCCGCGCCGCGCCGGGCCCCGCGTACGCCGGCAGGAGCTGCTGCTGCGCCACGTGGGCCAGCTCGTGCGCCAGCAGCCGCGTCCCCGCGCGGGTGCCCGGCGCGTACTCGCCGGCCCCGAACACCACGTCGCTCCCCACCGTGAAGGCGCGGGCGCGGATGGAACGGGCCGCCGCCGACGCCGCCGGCCCGGAGTGGACGCGCACGCCCCCCAGCTCCGCCCCCAGCCGCGGCTCGAAGAACGAGCGCACCCCCGGCGGCAGCGGCTCGCCCCCGCCCAGGCCCGCCAGCCGCGACTCGAACCCGGCGGGAACGGGGAAGGGCGCGCGTGCGCTCCCCCCGGCGCCGGGCGCGGCGCGGCGCTGGATCGGCGGCGGCGGGGGCGCGGCGTCCCCCGCCCCGCCGGCGAGGGAGCGCGCGCTCAGGACGGCGTCGGCCACGCGGTCCGCCTCGCGCTCCAGGGGGTCGTCCACGGGGCCGACGACGAGCTTCGGCTGGACCAGGCGCCCGTAGTCGCGGTTGCCCAGGGCGCGCGCCAGCGCCACGCCCGGCCGCGGCGGGGCGGAGGGCGCGCGCCCGGTGCGGTCGGGGGCCTTCGCGACGGCCGGCCGGCCGCGGACGGGCTCGAGTGCCTGCTGCACGCTCATCCGGCGGGCCGGGCGGCCGGGGACCGGACCCGCGGGGCTGTCTTCCGCATCACGCCTTCTTCAGGAAGGGAGCGGCATCGCCAGGAATCCCTCGTCAAGACCATACCACCTTCCGGCGACCGTGCATTCCATGCCACACACGAAGTCGTCCTGAGGGGGCGTCCGCGCGTGGTTCGCTCCCGCGCCAATGGTCGGACGCCAGACCCCGGTGCCGGGGCAGGTCCGGCGCAGCGGCTCCCTCGGGACGACGTCTCCTTTGCACGATCGATTGCAGAACCTTTGTCCGCGCGCCGCGCGCACGCTACCAGCGCCCCAGGGTGAAGGAGGGCGCGACCACCGGCCCCGACCCGATCTGCTCCGCCTGCTCCATCATCTCCCAGACCCGCCGCTCGCGGGCGGGATCGCCGATGGTGGACAGGTTCGACTGCACGATGCTGCCGCCGATCAACCCGAACTGCGTGGGCGCGAGCGCGCGGCTGCGGTAGATGAGCGGCTCCACCTCCGCCGCCGCGCCGGGGATGTAGTCGATGGCCCGTTCCGTCGCGCGGCGGACGCTGTCGTCGTCCGGCATCAGCGCCTCCACCTCGGCCGGGTCGGCCGGCTCTCCCGCGCGGGCGGCGCGCAGCTGCTGCCGGGAGCGGAAGACGGCGAGCGCGGCCACCCGCTGCGTCTCGGTGGCCTCGACCAGGTGGTCGTCGCCGTGGGTGCGCCAGCGCATGCCGCGGGCGTTGGTGACCTCGAAGCCCTCGCGGTTCAGCCGGTCGTGCAGGTTCTTCAGGACCAGCTGCTTCAGGCGGCCCGAGATGGCGACCACCCCCACGTACGCCTGCATCTCCGGGTTGGCCGTCTGGATCGGGTGCGCGCGCAGGTGCAGCTCGATGGCGGCGAGCACGCGGTCGTAGTCCAGCAGGTGCCCGGAGGCGTACGCGTCGGTGAGGAAGTGCCCCGCCGCGGCGTCGCGGAGCAGCGCCCGCTCGAAGAGCGCGTCGTTCGGCCCGGCGGCGCGCGCCTGGTCCAGCGCCTCCGCGTGCAGGCGTCGCCACTGCGCCCGGTTGCGGCTGGCGAAGTGGACGGCGTTGCGCTCGGCCAGGCGCAGGTACCGGCCGCCGGTGATCCGCTCGTAGGCCGCGTTCGCCGTCACGTGGTCGGCGGTGCCGGCGCGCTCGCGCTCCAGCACCTCCAGGAGCTGCCGGATCTCGCGCGGGTCGGCGCCCGCCAGCTCCTCCACGCTGCCGTAGAAGTCGCCCATCAGCGCGATGACCTGCCCCGGCGTCAGCGCCGCCCGCGAGGTCTCGCCCGTCGCCCGGTCGGTGAACGGCTCCAGGCGGATCGTCCCGCCGCCGCGCAGCGGGTCCGCGCGGATCTGCGCCACCAGCCGGTCGCGGTCCTCGCCGATGCCGGCCGCCCACGCCCGCCCCTCGTCCGTCTCCAGGAACGCGAGCAGCTCGTTCAGGTGGCGGTCGCCCAGGTCCTGGTGCTCCGGGCCCTCGTAGCGCCGCACCACCGGCTCCCCCCCGGCCCGGCCCTGCTGCGCCACGTGGGCCAGTTCGTGGGCCAGCAGCCGCGTCCCCGCGCGGGTGCCCGGCGCGTACTCGCCGGCCCCGAACACCACGTCGCTGCCGAGCGTGAAGGCGCGGGCGCGGATCGACTCCGCCGCGGCGGACGCCGCCGGCCCGGCGTGGACGCGCACGCCCCCCAGCTCCGTCCCCAGCCGCGGCTCGAAGAACGAGCGCACCCCCGGCGACAGGGGCTCGCCGCCGCCCAGGCCCGCCAGCCGCGACTGGAACCCCGCGGGGACGGGGAAGGGCGCGCGGCTCGCCGCCGCATCGGGCGACGCGCGGCGCCGGATCGGCGGGGCCGCCGCGTCCCCCGCCGTCCCGGCCCCGGGACGCGCGCCCAGCACGGCGTCGGCCACGCGGTCCGCCTCGCGCTCCAGGGGGTCGTCCACGGGGCCCACGGCCAGCTTCGGCTGGACCAGGCGCCCGTAGTCGCGGTTGCCCAGGGCGCGCGCCAGCGCCACGCCCGGCCGCGGCGGGGCCGAGGGCGCGCGCCCGGCGCGCTCCGCCGCCCGCGGGTCGCCGCGCCGCGCGCGGGCCCGTTCGAGTGCCCGATGCATGCTCACCAGACCGGGTCGCTGTCGACGTTGCAGGGGAACGGGCGGTACCGCACGTCCGTGGGGAGGAGCCCGTCGAAGAACCGGGCTACGACGTCCTCGTTGAAGTACCACACCAGCGGCCGGCCGCAGCGCTCCGCGACCGCGAGCTGCCGGAACGCCTGGTCCTGGAAGCGGTCGACGAGGACGCGGGTGTCGGGCTCGTCGGCCGTGAAGGGCACCCACCGGTAGCCCGTCTTCACCTCGTACACGGTGCCCGCCGCGTCCATGGCGTCGAAGTCGGCGGCGAGGCCCTCGGGGGTGGTGACCCGGAACTCGCGCCGCACGCCGCTGAGCGCGAAGGAGAAGTCCGCGTGGCAGGGGTAGCGGCCGAACTTCATGGCCACCTGCTCCACCCGGCAGCCGCGCCGGTCCGTCTCCTCCTCGTCGGGGCTCGGCGCGGGGCGCGGCGCCGCCCGCGCGCTCGTGGCGGGCGAGACGCCCGTGCGCGTGCCGGAGCGCGCCACCGTCGCCGCCGCGGCGGCCGCCGCGGCCGCGGGCGCGGGGACGGGAGCGACCGGCGCGTACGGCAGCCCCTCGGGCCGCGGCACCAGCGAGAGCGAGGCGCGGGGCGCCGCGCCGGCCACGGGGGCCGCCACCGGCGCGGGGGCGGGGGCCACCGCCAGGGCGGCACCGCCCCGCGTGACGACGCCCGGCCCGGGACCGCCCACGGCGCCGCCGCGGGCCAGGACGGCGGGCGGACGCATGGCCGGCGCGCCCGCCCCGCCGCCCCCCGGCAGCGCGCGCAGCGACGGCGGCCGCGGGGCGGCCGAGACGTACGCGCCCGCCACGCCCGTAGCCACCGAGAGGAGCCATCCCGGATCGCGCACGGCGGCCCCCCACGCCTGCAGCCCGGCCTCCGCCTCCTTCGGGTTGCCGCTGACGGTTCCCCGCACGTACAGGGCGCTCAGCGCCTGGACCTCGGAGGGCTGCCCGCCGGGCGGCACCCAGGCGTACGCCAGGTTCGCCTGCTGGACGTAGGTGTCCACGCTGGCGGTGAACTCGCCCAGGGCGTCCGGCCCCACCACGAACTCGTTGCGCCGGCGGTCCGGGTCCGGCCGGTAGGCGAGGTAGAAGACGACCGTCACCCGCCCGTCGGGGGCGCGCCGCAGCTGGGGCACCAGCAGGTACGGCCCGCGGCGGACGATCCGGCGCGTGTCCACGAAGTCGCTCCACGGCACCGTGCGCACCATGTAGTACAGGTCGATGCCGCGGAACGCCTCGGGGTCGGCCTCCAGCGCCTCGGCGGCGGCCGCGGGCTCCGCCTGGCGCTGGACGCGGAGCGGCGCCCCGCCGGACTGCTGCACCACGTGCGCGAGCTCGTGGGCGAGCAGCCGGTCGCCCTCGCGCGTCCCCGGCGCGTAGCGGCCGGCGGCGAACACCACGTCGCTCCCCACGGTGTAGGCGCGCGCGCCCACCGCGTCCGCGGAGCGCGCCGCCCGCGCGTCGGCGTGCACCCGCACGCCGGAGAAGTCGGCGCCGAACGCCTCGCCCATCCGCCCGCGCGTCCCGGCGTCCAGCGCCGCCCCGGCGGAGCCCAGCACCTGGTGCACGAGCGGCGGGGCGGCGGCGGGCGCGGCCCCGCCCAAGGCGTCGCGCCGCAGGCGCCCCTCCTCCTCCGCGCGCTTCCGGCACTCCGGGCAGCGCCCCCCGCAGGCGCAGCGGCGCAGGCGCGGCCCGGCGTCCCCGGACGGCGCCGCCGACCGGACGACGGCGGGCGCGCCGGAGACGGCCGCCTCCGCCGCGCGGTCCGCCTCCCGCTCCAGCGGGTCGTCCACGGGGCCCACCGCCAGCTTCGGCTGGATCAGCCGCCCGTAGTCGCGGTTCCCCAGCGCGCGCGCCAGCCCCGGGCCGTCCGCGCGGGCGGAGGGCCGCCGCGGCGCCGCCGCGCGCCCGGGGTGGGCGCGGGCGGCTTCCGCCGTCTGCCGGGTGATGCGCACGCCGCCTCCGTTGCCTGCGGTTCAGGCGGGCGCCCGGTGCCGCGCCGCGCCGCTCATCCCTTCCTCTTCTTCCCGCCGCCGTCGCCGCCGTCCGCGCCGGCTTCGGCCTGGTCCCGGCGCCGCCTCTCCTCGGCTTCCGTCTCGTCCCGGCGCCGCTTCTCCTCGGCCTCCTGCTGGCCGCGCAGCTCGCGGACGCGCTTCTCGTCGGCATCGACCCGCTCCTCGGCCTCGCGGCGGACGCGCTCCGCGTCCTCCCGGACGCGCCTGGGCTCGGCCTCGGGAGGCAGCGCCTCCGGGACCGGGGACGCCGGCCGCTTGCCCTTGCGGCGGGGGTAGGCGTCGGGGTACAGGTACTCGCCCGCCGCGAACTGGCTCCCGTCCTTGGCCTCTTCCACCGGCTGGCGCAGGACCTTGATGGCGGGGTCGTCGCGGTCCGCGATCACCAGCCAGCTCACGTCGGCCCCGGGGTCGCCGTGGATGATGATGGCGTCGTTCCCCCTGCTCCACTCGTAGCTGGCCAGGAACGGCCTGGCGCCGATCGGCGTGAGCTGCACGGTGGCGCCGGCCTCGTCGGTGAGCGCCTTGAAGTACTCGGGCATGGCGACGGTCGCGGCGCCGTCCTTCCCGAGCGTCACCTTCCCCCGGTACAGGCACAGGTACTCCGGCGACTCCACGAAGTTGTGCCGCAGCACCCGGTTCTCCGGGTCGAGCGGGTGGTCGATGAGGAACGAGCCGGCGCCCTTGGAGAGCGTGCCCGTGACGTGCACGTTCCCCTGGAAGTACCCTGCCCAGTTGACGGCGCCGCCTGCGCCGTACGCCTGGCCGTAGACGCCGTAGTTGGTGCCGCCGTCCCCGTTCGCCTGGCCGATGACGCCGTACTTGTTGGAGCCGAGACCGGACGCTATGCCCTGCACCCCCGTCTTTCCCCCCTGGTCTCCCCCGGCATAGCCCCACACGCCGGTCTTCGAGCCGTCCGCGCCGGTGGCGTAGGCCGAGACACCGAATTTGGCCCCCAGCTCCCCGTCCGCCTGCGCCTGGATGCCGTACTTGGTGTCGTCCCTTCCGCTCGCGTAGGTGATGATCCCGTACTTGTTTCCAGCGGTGCCGTTAACGGTGAACTCGCCGC
The DNA window shown above is from Longimicrobium sp. and carries:
- a CDS encoding cytochrome c peroxidase, which produces MDPPPTGAPPALASANVAVGVTVGQPVSYDASKGGTAFTGSGELQYRITFEGAANGLSASGATVVGQPLAPGVTWATIVATDAHGRTASDRFAVAAFTAGLATPTLPAVPFRYADDAVPLPAHFRTAINGGPATATDNTPAGNPITDAGAALGRVLFYDVRLSVNDGISCGGCHGQAISFSDAPPRSRGFAGGLTGRHSPSLANARFYRRGRFFWDERAPTLEDQVLRPIQDGTEMGLTLENAVAKIAATPYYPPLFQAAFGTPTVTSDRVSLALAQYVRSLVSADSRFDRAFTATGTPNFAAVFTPQEVEGERLFRATGCSVCHTTVAQVSDAAHNTGLDAVSADTGAGRGAFKAPSLRNVGVLPRFMHDGRFTSLEQVVEFYNSGVQPNPNLDPRLRGIDGSPRRLNLSPAQKAALVAFLRTLTDSAFLTAPRFADPFAPPPAGTQAASTRSR
- a CDS encoding DUF4157 domain-containing protein; the protein is MHRALERARARRGDPRAAERAGRAPSAPPRPGVALARALGNRDYGRLVQPKLAVGPVDDPLEREADRVADAVLGARPGAGTAGDAAAPPIRRRASPDAAASRAPFPVPAGFQSRLAGLGGGEPLSPGVRSFFEPRLGTELGGVRVHAGPAASAAAESIRARAFTLGSDVVFGAGEYAPGTRAGTRLLAHELAHVAQQGRAGGEPVVRRYEGPEHQDLGDRHLNELLAFLETDEGRAWAAGIGEDRDRLVAQIRADPLRGGGTIRLEPFTDRATGETSRAALTPGQVIALMGDFYGSVEELAGADPREIRQLLEVLERERAGTADHVTANAAYERITGGRYLRLAERNAVHFASRNRAQWRRLHAEALDQARAAGPNDALFERALLRDAAAGHFLTDAYASGHLLDYDRVLAAIELHLRAHPIQTANPEMQAYVGVVAISGRLKQLVLKNLHDRLNREGFEVTNARGMRWRTHGDDHLVEATETQRVAALAVFRSRQQLRAARAGEPADPAEVEALMPDDDSVRRATERAIDYIPGAAAEVEPLIYRSRALAPTQFGLIGGSIVQSNLSTIGDPARERRVWEMMEQAEQIGSGPVVAPSFTLGRW
- a CDS encoding DUF4157 domain-containing protein; translated protein: MQQALEPVRGRPAVAKAPDRTGRAPSAPPRPGVALARALGNRDYGRLVQPKLVVGPVDDPLEREADRVADAVLSARSLAGGAGDAAPPPPPIQRRAAPGAGGSARAPFPVPAGFESRLAGLGGGEPLPPGVRSFFEPRLGAELGGVRVHSGPAASAAARSIRARAFTVGSDVVFGAGEYAPGTRAGTRLLAHELAHVAQQQLLPAYAGPGAARLAGAPPVVRPMPYGPAVVRRQGEAGAAEEEGMSLSDFGEWILGAIAGEFNPEQSVGQIALDTGLGLIPVVDQAFDIRDILAHLYFMIFEEEYDRPGRWLGVAITLVGLIPEAGTAIRGVVKSLLRGGADALRRVGDLLTLARRLLPDGGDLARLRTFVARHWDEWVAYGVGQWNRAVARMDEVLRAVPDFISGGYRALLARIQALAPRALTDAFARLRAQVTGALDDLVARLRPATPGVPGGGATGRATREAEESAAAEAEQAAARAADDALRLETRGALADAVEGRLGRRAGREIGELMRELIEAIREWARTVFAGFGFRRYEVALEGDDLALYGRRSRILLARIEVGSVQDWVITTTRAIREARHARITQLGRAAASASDALVRLLRGNAVRLSEELGELAAMAVIRARFPSARLLHRGSGSGTLDLIYEAGGNLIVVEAKGGAGRLGTREIRAGLHAQQGTVTYLRDVIASMLNRPGEAAVANRLLAQLNAGRIRYFLTETPVPRGTAPLVTTISEFIVRVT
- a CDS encoding DUF4157 domain-containing protein — its product is MRITRQTAEAARAHPGRAAAPRRPSARADGPGLARALGNRDYGRLIQPKLAVGPVDDPLEREADRAAEAAVSGAPAVVRSAAPSGDAGPRLRRCACGGRCPECRKRAEEEGRLRRDALGGAAPAAAPPLVHQVLGSAGAALDAGTRGRMGEAFGADFSGVRVHADARAARSADAVGARAYTVGSDVVFAAGRYAPGTREGDRLLAHELAHVVQQSGGAPLRVQRQAEPAAAAEALEADPEAFRGIDLYYMVRTVPWSDFVDTRRIVRRGPYLLVPQLRRAPDGRVTVVFYLAYRPDPDRRRNEFVVGPDALGEFTASVDTYVQQANLAYAWVPPGGQPSEVQALSALYVRGTVSGNPKEAEAGLQAWGAAVRDPGWLLSVATGVAGAYVSAAPRPPSLRALPGGGGAGAPAMRPPAVLARGGAVGGPGPGVVTRGGAALAVAPAPAPVAAPVAGAAPRASLSLVPRPEGLPYAPVAPVPAPAAAAAAAAATVARSGTRTGVSPATSARAAPRPAPSPDEEETDRRGCRVEQVAMKFGRYPCHADFSFALSGVRREFRVTTPEGLAADFDAMDAAGTVYEVKTGYRWVPFTADEPDTRVLVDRFQDQAFRQLAVAERCGRPLVWYFNEDVVARFFDGLLPTDVRYRPFPCNVDSDPVW
- a CDS encoding Imm49 family immunity protein encodes the protein MEKGPNEELLRGNLAAARERLDSLTGGSLPGKAGSLSPGLAYAAFDDALRAAGLARGLGEAEEALRPLLATAARAAVPVVRDNAGSAAEGEGEGEEAELVDRSAANPWTLVRGLYAAAVSGERDAARALAAVPVADLRSGQVEASPALEAYAAALQRASAGDSPRGADAELDALLGASGGSRGAGDRFWTRQAEALARVRAGDADGFRAALDRVREALAAEYADAGPNDAERLLELPLLGLEALARRAFGS